A region from the Rosa rugosa chromosome 6, drRosRugo1.1, whole genome shotgun sequence genome encodes:
- the LOC133714888 gene encoding putative ripening-related protein 2 — MKYHFCSSGAFLFIFIILVTICLCIEARTYNPSGKIVGKMPPMSERTKATLTINSFEKGGGGGGPSECDGKYHSNNTPIVALSTRWYNNGKRCSNYITIYGNGKSVKAKVVDECDSTRGCDDDIVDASKAVWKALGVKESSRDWGEMKIFWSDA; from the coding sequence ATGAAGTACCACTTTTGTTCTTCAGGTGCttttctcttcatcttcatcattctTGTGACTATCTGTTTGTGCATTGAAGCTCGAACCTACAATCCAAGTGGCAAAATAGTCGGTAAAATGCCTCCGATGTCCGAGCGTACAAAAGCAACCTTGACGATCAACAGCTTCGAGAAAGGTGGTGGGGGTGGTGGACCGTCCGAATGTGACGGTAAATACCACTCCAATAACACCCCGATCGTGGCATTGTCCACCAGGTGGTATAACAATGGGAAGAGGTGTTCAAACTACATTACCATATATGGTAATGGAAAGAGTGTGAAAGCCAAGGTGGTTGATGAGTGTGACTCAACAAGAGGATGTGATGATGACATCGTTGATGCCTCTAAAGCTGTTTGGAAGGCCTTGGGAGTTAAGGAAAGCAGCCGCGACTGGGGTGAAATGAAAATATTCTGGTCTGATGCCTGA